The Verrucomicrobiota bacterium genome has a segment encoding these proteins:
- a CDS encoding SEL1-like repeat protein, whose amino-acid sequence MSGRIFISYRHDDDATQTATGLYDWLSARFARNDVFLDDDRASPGIDYAAVIENNVGPSDVLVVVIGHRWLLAPGGEGRSRLDKPEDFVRLEIGIALRRGIPVIPAVADGASMPRSDELPEDLQSFAHRRAFAVSRERFRADSEQLARAVEQALESARAEQQRKRQEQEPIDAERRDREEKARLETERREREEEAPLPLQVPECAAAMWSEQPVVTAQNESRVPAAADPDSEATIVPAIAESANAAHGTAEVSAVPTEPAGASPPREPVERPARAPKPESSLLKFLKKGAANRKNSRRLLVLAGSGVAVLLLGLILLFNASRPQPNASRSQPVSAAERSRAASSPVVAPANSPAPAAVVREASPGPAASVSQVSVPSPTPSARDSLAEAERHLDAKEYAQARQWFQKAAEAGSADGMNGLGALYENGWGVTQDSAQARQWYRRAADAGSVAAKLKLAMLSPSPASQPSPNGTPSPVDELAAAKRYLDAKDYAKALPLLRKVADATRNLEALNQLGDLYYSGRGVSQDYVQARQWYQKAADAGSANAMYQLGELYQYGQGVARDYAQAHRWYHKAVDAGNADGMNGLGRLYENGRGVARDYIQARQSYQKAIDAGNVQGMVNLGTLYEGGAAQDYAQAREWYKKAADSGNTNGMYHLGLLYQFGLSVPRDYAQARQWYQKTVDGGNPQGMVNLGSMYEDGLGVPQDYGKAFESYQKAADNGHPGGMNGLARLYENGRGVPQDYAQARHWYQKAVDAGSVAAMEHLGNMYYYGHGVAQDHTKAREWYQKAVAGGWPVVLLPKD is encoded by the coding sequence ATGAGTGGCCGGATTTTCATCAGTTATCGTCACGACGATGATGCAACGCAGACGGCGACAGGCTTGTACGACTGGCTTTCCGCGCGTTTTGCCCGAAACGACGTTTTTCTCGACGATGACAGGGCGAGCCCGGGAATCGACTACGCCGCCGTAATCGAAAACAACGTGGGGCCGTCCGACGTCCTTGTCGTTGTTATCGGCCACCGCTGGCTGCTCGCTCCTGGCGGGGAAGGGAGATCCCGATTGGATAAGCCGGAGGATTTTGTGCGCCTGGAAATCGGAATTGCCCTCAGGCGCGGCATCCCGGTGATTCCCGCGGTGGCGGATGGCGCCTCGATGCCCCGGTCGGACGAGCTTCCTGAGGATTTACAGTCCTTCGCTCACCGGCGGGCGTTTGCGGTTAGCCGGGAACGTTTCCGGGCCGATTCGGAGCAGCTGGCTCGTGCCGTGGAGCAGGCGCTGGAGAGTGCCCGGGCCGAGCAGCAACGCAAGCGCCAGGAGCAGGAGCCCATCGACGCGGAACGGAGGGATCGCGAAGAAAAGGCCCGGCTCGAGACCGAACGGCGCGAACGTGAGGAAGAAGCGCCCCTGCCCCTGCAGGTTCCGGAATGTGCCGCGGCGATGTGGTCTGAGCAACCCGTGGTGACGGCACAAAACGAGAGCCGGGTGCCGGCAGCCGCAGATCCCGATTCCGAAGCCACCATCGTTCCGGCCATTGCGGAAAGCGCAAACGCAGCTCATGGCACCGCTGAAGTCTCGGCGGTTCCAACTGAACCCGCGGGTGCAAGCCCGCCGCGGGAGCCCGTGGAGCGCCCGGCCCGAGCACCGAAACCAGAGTCATCTTTGCTGAAGTTTCTGAAAAAGGGGGCTGCGAACCGGAAGAATTCACGGCGGCTCCTGGTTCTGGCCGGAAGCGGAGTTGCGGTCTTGCTGCTTGGGTTGATCCTCCTTTTCAACGCGTCACGACCTCAGCCCAACGCGTCGCGATCTCAGCCGGTTTCTGCCGCGGAACGTTCCCGCGCGGCGTCCTCCCCGGTCGTGGCTCCGGCCAACTCACCGGCGCCGGCGGCTGTAGTCAGGGAAGCTTCACCGGGTCCGGCGGCCTCCGTCAGCCAGGTTTCCGTACCCAGCCCAACCCCTTCGGCGAGGGACTCGCTTGCCGAAGCAGAACGCCACCTTGACGCGAAGGAGTACGCCCAAGCGCGCCAGTGGTTCCAAAAGGCCGCTGAGGCCGGCAGTGCGGACGGCATGAACGGTTTGGGCGCACTGTACGAGAACGGCTGGGGTGTGACCCAGGACAGCGCTCAGGCTCGGCAGTGGTACCGGAGAGCTGCTGACGCCGGCAGCGTGGCTGCGAAGCTAAAACTCGCGATGCTCAGCCCGTCGCCCGCCAGCCAACCTTCACCTAACGGCACGCCATCTCCGGTGGACGAGTTGGCTGCGGCCAAACGCTACCTGGATGCCAAGGATTACGCCAAGGCACTGCCGCTTCTGCGGAAGGTCGCCGACGCCACCCGCAATTTGGAGGCTTTGAACCAACTGGGCGACCTCTACTACTCTGGCCGCGGTGTCAGTCAGGATTATGTCCAAGCTCGCCAGTGGTACCAAAAGGCCGCCGACGCCGGTAGTGCCAACGCCATGTACCAGTTGGGCGAACTGTACCAGTACGGCCAAGGTGTCGCCCGGGACTACGCCCAGGCGCACCGCTGGTACCACAAGGCCGTGGATGCCGGTAACGCGGATGGCATGAACGGCTTAGGCCGGCTCTACGAGAATGGCCGGGGAGTGGCCCGGGATTACATCCAGGCACGCCAATCGTACCAAAAGGCGATTGATGCGGGCAACGTGCAAGGCATGGTCAACCTCGGCACTCTCTACGAGGGAGGCGCAGCCCAGGATTATGCCCAGGCTCGCGAGTGGTATAAAAAGGCCGCTGACTCCGGCAACACCAACGGCATGTATCATCTGGGTTTGCTGTACCAGTTCGGCTTGAGCGTGCCTCGGGATTACGCCCAGGCTCGCCAATGGTACCAAAAGACCGTCGACGGGGGCAACCCGCAGGGCATGGTCAACCTCGGCTCGATGTACGAGGACGGTTTGGGGGTACCTCAGGATTATGGCAAGGCATTCGAGTCGTACCAGAAAGCCGCCGATAACGGGCACCCGGGTGGTATGAACGGTCTCGCCCGGCTCTACGAGAACGGCCGGGGCGTACCCCAGGACTACGCGCAGGCGCGGCATTGGTACCAGAAGGCGGTAGACGCGGGCAGCGTGGCGGCAATGGAACACCTGGGCAACATGTACTACTACGGCCATGGCGTGGCTCAGGATCACACCAAGGCGCGCGAATGGTACCAGAAGGCGGTCGCGGGCGGCTGGCCGGTCGTACTGCTCCCCAAGGATTGA
- a CDS encoding ABC transporter permease, whose product MPQPPEIRPAERADADVRPTRGWKSAWGRAFLLRDFGIAVVAVLIGLAFSAASPVFLSAYNLLNLLRQTAELGIVAMAMTVLIVSGEFDLSVGAIYAVAGVVTGWLAKHLGVDLWAAAGCGLAAALILGFLNGLLVSSTRINSFIATLSTMMIYRGIAMVLSQGQPISSFTSKTAFFDVMGRGKGFGTIPVPIFWMAAWGILLFVLLHRTAFGVKAYATGDNPEAAALAGIKTAGVKRAGFLLTSLAAGLAGLVSLGYLKTVTPTQGTGLELEAIAAAVIGGTSMAGGVGSIVGTFIGTFIMAEVRTGLVLLGTDAYIQDAFVGLVIAFAVIVNVKLTHRGG is encoded by the coding sequence ATGCCGCAACCACCTGAAATCCGTCCCGCCGAGAGAGCCGATGCCGACGTCCGCCCCACCCGCGGCTGGAAAAGCGCGTGGGGTCGCGCGTTTCTCCTGCGCGATTTCGGGATCGCGGTCGTGGCGGTGCTGATCGGGCTGGCCTTTTCGGCGGCGTCGCCGGTGTTTCTGTCGGCGTACAACCTGCTGAACCTGCTGCGGCAGACGGCGGAACTCGGCATCGTCGCGATGGCGATGACGGTGCTGATCGTTTCGGGGGAGTTCGATCTGTCAGTCGGCGCGATCTACGCCGTAGCCGGCGTGGTGACCGGTTGGCTGGCGAAACACCTTGGGGTGGATCTCTGGGCCGCCGCCGGGTGCGGGCTGGCGGCGGCGCTGATCCTCGGGTTTCTGAATGGCCTTCTGGTTTCCAGCACGCGGATCAACTCCTTCATCGCGACCTTGTCCACGATGATGATTTACCGCGGGATCGCCATGGTGCTTTCCCAGGGCCAGCCGATTTCGTCCTTCACGTCGAAGACGGCGTTTTTCGACGTCATGGGGCGTGGGAAGGGCTTCGGCACCATCCCGGTGCCCATCTTCTGGATGGCAGCCTGGGGGATCCTGCTCTTTGTGCTCCTGCATCGGACTGCCTTCGGGGTCAAGGCATACGCGACGGGCGACAATCCCGAGGCCGCCGCGCTGGCGGGGATCAAAACGGCGGGAGTAAAGCGGGCCGGGTTTCTGCTGACGTCCCTCGCGGCGGGGTTGGCCGGGCTCGTGTCGTTGGGCTACCTGAAAACGGTGACGCCGACCCAGGGCACCGGGTTGGAACTCGAGGCCATCGCCGCCGCCGTGATCGGGGGCACCTCGATGGCGGGCGGTGTGGGAAGCATCGTGGGCACGTTCATCGGTACCTTCATCATGGCTGAGGTACGCACCGGGCTGGTGTTGTTGGGTACCGACGCGTACATCCAGGACGCGTTCGTCGGGCTGGTGATCGCGTTTGCGGTGATCGTGAACGTGAAACTCACGCACCGGGGCGGGTAG
- a CDS encoding sugar ABC transporter ATP-binding protein — translation MAAGLLRIDNVSKRFGPVQALSGVSFGVAGGEIVGLAGENGAGKSTLIKILAGIHKPDGGGLLLEGQPYAPKDPNAAVRAGLAVFHQEIPICPHLSITANIFLGTESLTKRLLPDWRAMEARCVELYRVLLDEDVNPRALIRDVSAAERQLALLVRVLSRAARLIILDEPTAALTPPEVSRLFRVIRNLRDKGIGFIFVSHMLEELINLSERIVVLRDGKHIGTLEKEEFETTTLSAMIAGRTLTSPARTARTGELRTVLDVRNFGVPGHFSDVSFSLAAGEILGVAGLTGSGRSVLLRALFGLHKAGSGELAINGCRVRIRSPREAIRQGVGYIPEDRKTLGLFPHQDIKTNLYIARTARQPDLAFKGTNRMRVSAARMKKELSIKFRREDDLIGSLSGGNQQKVLLSRWLLLEPAIILMNEPTRGVDIGAKKEIYDLMFALTTRGFSFIVTSSAIEELLVLSDRVLVMNRGRAKTILSRADATKESILHAATT, via the coding sequence ATGGCTGCCGGCCTGCTTCGCATCGACAACGTCAGTAAACGGTTCGGACCGGTGCAGGCGCTTTCGGGCGTGTCGTTTGGCGTTGCCGGCGGCGAGATCGTCGGCCTTGCGGGCGAGAACGGCGCGGGCAAATCGACGTTAATCAAGATCCTGGCAGGGATTCATAAACCCGACGGCGGCGGACTGTTGCTGGAGGGCCAACCTTACGCGCCGAAGGACCCGAACGCGGCAGTCCGGGCCGGGTTGGCGGTGTTTCATCAGGAAATTCCGATCTGCCCGCACCTGTCCATCACCGCAAACATTTTTCTCGGCACGGAATCATTAACGAAGCGTTTGCTGCCGGACTGGCGGGCCATGGAGGCGCGCTGCGTTGAGCTGTACCGGGTTCTCCTGGACGAGGACGTCAACCCGCGGGCCCTGATCCGGGACGTGAGCGCGGCGGAACGGCAACTCGCCCTGCTCGTCCGGGTACTATCGCGTGCGGCGCGGCTGATCATCCTCGATGAACCTACCGCTGCCTTGACGCCGCCGGAGGTGTCGAGGTTGTTTCGCGTGATTCGCAACCTTCGCGATAAAGGCATCGGTTTCATTTTCGTCAGCCACATGCTCGAGGAACTCATCAACCTGTCGGAGCGCATCGTGGTCCTGCGTGATGGGAAACACATCGGCACGCTCGAGAAAGAGGAATTTGAGACAACCACCCTGTCGGCCATGATCGCCGGACGGACGCTGACTTCGCCGGCTCGCACGGCGCGCACCGGTGAGCTGCGGACGGTGCTCGACGTCCGGAATTTCGGTGTGCCTGGCCATTTTTCGGACGTAAGTTTTTCATTGGCGGCAGGCGAGATTCTCGGGGTTGCGGGATTAACCGGCTCGGGACGGTCCGTTTTGCTTCGGGCTTTGTTCGGCCTGCACAAAGCCGGATCCGGCGAACTGGCGATTAACGGCTGCCGCGTGCGCATCCGATCCCCTCGGGAGGCGATCCGCCAGGGTGTCGGCTACATCCCGGAGGACCGCAAGACGCTCGGTTTGTTTCCGCACCAGGACATCAAGACCAACCTGTACATCGCCCGCACCGCCCGGCAGCCGGACCTTGCGTTCAAGGGCACGAACCGCATGCGCGTCAGCGCCGCGAGGATGAAAAAGGAACTTTCCATCAAATTCCGGCGTGAGGACGACCTGATCGGGTCCCTAAGCGGCGGGAACCAGCAGAAAGTTCTGTTGTCCCGGTGGCTGCTGCTGGAGCCGGCGATCATCCTCATGAACGAACCGACTCGCGGGGTGGACATCGGCGCCAAAAAGGAAATTTACGACCTGATGTTTGCGCTCACCACGCGCGGTTTTTCCTTCATTGTCACCTCCTCGGCGATTGAAGAACTGCTCGTGCTGAGCGACCGCGTGTTGGTGATGAATCGGGGCCGGGCGAAAACGATCCTGAGCCGGGCCGACGCGACCAAAGAATCGATCCTCCATGCCGCAACCACCTGA
- a CDS encoding sugar ABC transporter substrate-binding protein, whose amino-acid sequence MKALPKTFFAAVSIAVVTAALAICPVFAAGPDVAGKTGQRYKFVVITHATAVPFFVPVRKGVEEAGKLVGADVTYTGPAGFDIQKQIDSIKSAIAQNVDGIATTMPDPTAFNDVVKEAMGRGIPVIALNADAPGSGRLAYIGQGNYEAGVSMGQQILKVVPGGGHLLLCIHTAGAENLEARIKGVRDVLDKQGGKYACRVVATGTDMVRAVGLISSAFQADPSIKGMFGVEDVTGSAIAQIIDRDDLKEKVAGGSFDLVADVLNAIEKGEMQFTIDQQPYLQGFQSVMELYLLKRYNLTPTDINTGVAPVTQENVAKVKELAAQGYR is encoded by the coding sequence ATGAAGGCTCTGCCCAAAACATTTTTTGCCGCCGTCAGCATTGCCGTCGTCACCGCCGCGCTCGCGATTTGCCCCGTTTTCGCCGCTGGACCCGACGTCGCCGGCAAGACCGGCCAGCGGTATAAGTTCGTGGTCATCACCCACGCCACGGCCGTTCCGTTTTTCGTGCCGGTTCGCAAAGGCGTGGAAGAAGCGGGGAAACTGGTCGGCGCAGACGTGACGTACACGGGCCCGGCCGGGTTCGACATTCAGAAACAGATCGATTCGATCAAATCGGCGATTGCGCAGAATGTTGACGGGATCGCCACGACGATGCCTGACCCGACGGCCTTTAACGATGTGGTGAAGGAAGCGATGGGCCGCGGGATCCCGGTGATTGCGTTGAACGCGGATGCCCCCGGGAGCGGGCGGCTCGCCTACATCGGCCAGGGCAACTATGAAGCGGGTGTTTCGATGGGCCAGCAGATCCTCAAAGTCGTCCCGGGCGGGGGCCACCTTTTATTGTGCATCCACACGGCCGGCGCCGAAAACCTGGAAGCCCGCATCAAAGGGGTCCGGGACGTGTTGGATAAACAGGGCGGTAAATATGCCTGCCGGGTGGTGGCCACCGGAACCGACATGGTCCGCGCGGTCGGCCTCATCTCATCGGCGTTCCAGGCTGATCCCAGCATCAAGGGGATGTTCGGCGTGGAAGACGTTACGGGTTCGGCGATCGCGCAGATCATCGATCGCGACGACCTGAAGGAAAAAGTTGCGGGCGGCTCGTTCGACCTTGTTGCGGACGTCCTGAACGCGATCGAGAAAGGCGAGATGCAGTTCACGATCGACCAACAGCCCTACCTGCAAGGGTTTCAGAGCGTGATGGAATTGTACCTGCTTAAACGGTACAACCTGACCCCGACGGACATCAACACCGGCGTGGCGCCGGTCACCCAGGAGAACGTCGCGAAGGTCAAGGAACTGGCGGCGCAAGGGTACCGTTGA
- a CDS encoding AbrB/MazE/SpoVT family DNA-binding domain-containing protein produces MVDSETNPPPKSRVSVDSGGRILLPKKIRQRLGLAAGDELEVEFPVTGLENAGEDAILLRAVRPEVPLRREGKFWVYRGGEAAAIADVAGWAAAERELRSEAILAGSTGLTTTEKHDAEG; encoded by the coding sequence ATGGTTGATTCCGAAACAAATCCACCACCCAAATCCCGCGTCAGTGTGGATTCGGGCGGTCGCATCCTTCTACCTAAAAAAATCCGGCAGCGGCTTGGCCTGGCCGCCGGCGATGAGTTAGAGGTCGAGTTTCCCGTCACGGGTTTGGAGAATGCCGGGGAGGACGCCATCCTGCTGCGTGCGGTCCGGCCCGAGGTGCCGTTGCGCCGGGAAGGGAAGTTCTGGGTCTACCGCGGCGGCGAAGCAGCGGCAATCGCAGACGTCGCCGGCTGGGCCGCCGCCGAACGCGAACTGCGCTCGGAAGCCATTCTGGCCGGGTCTACCGGGTTGACGACTACCGAGAAGCACGATGCCGAGGGGTGA
- a CDS encoding PIN domain-containing protein, with translation MKVFFDTSVLVGAFYGDHPRHAACLRLLEDASKKTHFCAAHSVAELYAVMTRLPVRPRITPAQGLLFVENVRDYFSIVALGATEYLEVITGATRSGLGGGKIYDLLVLRCALKRGADRIYTLNLQEFTRLASPELKKRLGNVS, from the coding sequence ATGAAGGTTTTTTTTGATACGTCGGTCCTCGTCGGCGCCTTCTACGGCGATCATCCCCGCCACGCGGCTTGCCTCCGGTTGCTGGAGGACGCGTCGAAAAAGACGCACTTTTGCGCCGCCCATTCCGTGGCAGAGCTCTATGCGGTGATGACCCGCCTGCCTGTACGGCCCCGCATCACCCCGGCACAAGGGCTGCTCTTCGTGGAGAACGTCCGGGACTACTTTTCAATCGTCGCGCTCGGCGCAACGGAGTATCTTGAGGTGATTACGGGGGCGACCCGGAGCGGGTTGGGGGGCGGTAAGATCTACGACCTGCTCGTCCTCCGGTGCGCGCTGAAAAGGGGCGCGGATCGCATCTACACGCTGAACCTGCAGGAATTCACGAGGCTCGCATCGCCGGAACTGAAGAAGAGGTTGGGAAACGTTTCGTGA